A genomic window from Triticum urartu cultivar G1812 chromosome 7, Tu2.1, whole genome shotgun sequence includes:
- the LOC125522426 gene encoding thiosulfate sulfurtransferase 16, chloroplastic-like has translation MASACFLARCVSVPARLLANPTPLAITTCRLRRHGAAGARPVRAAGRMLGSVRYGTGAALGPKEAGAEVAAVPPSVPVRVAYELQLAGHRYLDVRTEGEFGGGHPAGAVNVPYMHSTGSGMAKNSCFLKQVSAIFRREDEIIIGCQSGRRSLMAAAELCSAGFTGVTDIAGGFSAWKENELPINQ, from the exons ATGGCGTCGGCCTGCTTCCTCGCCCGCTGCGTCTCCGTCCCCGCGCGCCTCCTGGCCAACCCCACGCCCCTCGCCATCACCACCTGCAG GCTGCGGCGGCACGGCGCCGCGGGAGCGAGGCCGGTGCGCGCCGCCGGGAGGATGCTCGGCTCCGTCAG ATACGGCACGGGGGCGGCGTTGGGCCCCAAGGAAGCGGGTGCGGAGGTGGCCGCCGTGCCGCCGTCGGTGCCGGTGCGCGTCGCCTACGAGCTGCAGCTGGCCGGCCACCGCTACCTCGACGTCAG AACGGAGGGCGAGTTCGGCGGCGGGCATCCAGCAGGAGCGGTGAACGTCCCCTACATGCACAGCACCGGCTCAG GGATGGCGAAAAACTCGTGCTTTCTTAAGCAAGTATCCGCGATATTCAGGAGGGAGGACGAGATCATCATC GGATGCCAAAGTGGCAGGAGGTCTCTCATGGCCGCAGCCGAACTCTGCTCCGCT GGTTTCACTGGCGTGACCGACATCGCCGGAGGGTTTTCTGCTTGGAAGGAGAACGAGCTGCCGATCAACCAGTGA